The Catenuloplanes niger genome includes a window with the following:
- the kdgD gene encoding 5-dehydro-4-deoxyglucarate dehydratase, with translation MRPTELAARLTTGLLSFPVTHFDDRLAFDETRYREHLAWQAGFGVAGLFAAGGTGEGFSLTSAETRAVVRAAVREVGGRLPVIAPATGGTARAVAQARAAAEDGAAGLLLMPPYLTEASQAGLAAHVDAVCAAVDLGVIVYSRANAVFDDVTVAALAERHPNLIGLKDGVGDIERMTRTYARVGERLVYIGGLPTAETFALPLLQLGVSTYSSALYNFLPEFALRFFAAVRAQDRTAVYAMLNAFVLPYLDIRDRSKGYAVSIIKAGLTEVGRDGGRVRPPLTDLTAAERTALADLIRKVR, from the coding sequence ATGCGGCCCACCGAACTGGCGGCCCGGCTGACGACCGGACTGCTGTCCTTCCCGGTCACCCACTTCGACGACCGGCTGGCCTTCGACGAGACCCGCTACCGCGAGCACCTGGCCTGGCAGGCCGGGTTCGGGGTGGCCGGGCTGTTCGCGGCCGGCGGCACCGGCGAGGGCTTCTCGCTCACGTCCGCGGAGACGCGCGCGGTGGTCCGCGCCGCGGTGCGGGAGGTGGGCGGGCGGCTCCCGGTGATCGCGCCGGCCACCGGCGGCACCGCGCGGGCGGTCGCGCAGGCACGGGCCGCGGCGGAGGACGGCGCGGCCGGGCTGCTGCTGATGCCGCCGTACCTCACCGAGGCCAGTCAGGCGGGCCTCGCCGCGCACGTGGACGCGGTCTGCGCGGCGGTCGATCTGGGCGTGATCGTCTACAGCCGGGCCAACGCGGTCTTCGACGACGTGACGGTCGCGGCGCTGGCCGAGCGGCACCCGAACCTGATCGGGCTGAAGGACGGCGTCGGCGACATCGAGCGGATGACCAGGACGTACGCCCGGGTGGGGGAGCGGCTGGTCTACATCGGCGGGTTGCCGACCGCGGAGACGTTCGCGCTGCCGCTGCTGCAGCTCGGCGTGAGCACGTACTCGTCCGCGCTCTACAACTTCCTGCCCGAGTTCGCGCTGCGCTTCTTCGCGGCCGTGCGCGCGCAGGACCGGACGGCCGTCTACGCGATGCTGAACGCGTTCGTCCTGCCGTACCTGGACATCCGCGACCGCAGCAAGGGCTACGCCGTCTCGATCATCAAGGCCGGGCTGACCGAGGTGGGCCGGGACGGTGGGCGGGTCCGGCCGCCGTTGACGGATCTGACCGCCGCGGAGCGGACCGCGCTGGCGGACCTGATCAGAAAGGTGCGGTGA
- a CDS encoding L-talarate/galactarate dehydratase, translated as MDRIERVTLSTVRLPLPAAISDAKVLTGRQRPMTEVMMLFAEIGTADGHTGTGFGYAKRAGGPAQFAHAVEIAPDLIGEDPNDIGRLWTKLVWAGASVGRSGAATQAIAALDVALWDLKARRAGLPLAKLLGAYRDSVRCYDTSGGFLHAPVAEVIDNATRNLALGVGGIKIKVGHPDPETDLARVREVRSRLGDDVPLMVDANQQWDRPTAQRMGRALEEFGLVWIEEPLDAYDAAGHAELARSLDTAIASGEMLTSVGEHAELIRHGAVDVIQPDAPRIGGITQFLRLAALAEQHHLTLAPHFAMEIHVHLAAAYPHEPWVEHFDWLHPLFDERPAIRDGRIHLSTRPGLGVTISERARAWTVDRAEIHQR; from the coding sequence ATGGATCGCATCGAGCGCGTGACCCTGTCCACCGTCCGGTTGCCGTTGCCGGCCGCGATCAGCGACGCCAAGGTGCTCACCGGGCGGCAGCGCCCGATGACCGAGGTGATGATGCTGTTCGCGGAGATCGGCACGGCGGACGGGCACACCGGCACCGGCTTCGGCTACGCCAAGCGGGCCGGCGGTCCCGCGCAGTTCGCGCACGCGGTCGAGATCGCGCCGGACCTGATCGGCGAGGACCCGAACGACATCGGCCGGCTCTGGACCAAGCTGGTGTGGGCGGGCGCGTCGGTCGGCCGCAGCGGCGCGGCCACCCAGGCGATCGCCGCGCTCGACGTGGCGCTCTGGGACCTGAAGGCCCGGCGGGCCGGCCTGCCGCTGGCGAAACTGCTCGGCGCCTACCGCGACTCGGTGCGCTGCTACGACACCTCGGGCGGGTTCCTGCACGCGCCGGTCGCCGAGGTGATCGACAACGCCACCCGGAACCTGGCGCTCGGCGTCGGCGGCATCAAGATCAAAGTCGGGCACCCGGACCCCGAAACCGACCTCGCACGGGTACGGGAGGTGCGCTCCCGGCTCGGCGACGACGTGCCGCTGATGGTCGACGCGAACCAGCAGTGGGACCGGCCGACCGCACAGCGGATGGGCCGCGCGCTGGAGGAGTTCGGGCTGGTCTGGATCGAGGAGCCGCTCGACGCGTACGACGCGGCCGGCCACGCCGAACTGGCCCGCTCGCTGGACACCGCGATCGCCTCCGGCGAGATGCTGACCAGCGTCGGCGAGCACGCGGAGCTGATCCGGCACGGCGCGGTCGACGTGATCCAGCCGGACGCGCCCCGGATCGGCGGCATCACCCAGTTCCTGCGCCTGGCCGCGCTCGCCGAGCAGCACCACCTCACGCTCGCGCCGCACTTCGCGATGGAGATCCACGTGCACCTGGCGGCCGCGTACCCGCACGAGCCCTGGGTCGAGCACTTCGACTGGCTGCACCCGCTCTTCGACGAGCGGCCGGCCATCCGCGACGGCCGCATCCACCTGTCCACCCGGCCCGGGCTCGGCGTGACCATCAGCGAGCGGGCCCGCGCCTGGACCGTGGACCGCGCGGAGATCCACCAGCGGTGA
- a CDS encoding pentapeptide repeat-containing protein — protein sequence MTDKIDEYVNGVFAPYEGARSVGDLKRDLLADLHERFRELRAEGKDEATALALTIDSIGDIEQTVREVSNLSRVLERQTVTRFDGTDSAGGDFAGVITRNGRFDGSALRGADFSHADLTGSTFRGSDVAEANFDGANLTDVTMTASEFTRATFRGAILVRTDFSTSGLNDIVIADSALTDVKFRSTDVRRVVFERCTFTGVDFTYSDLRKLSFDGAALTSVRFDRAGLEGASFRGAILRDVSFRAWSRKYRNALRTVDFTGARMDKLTYAGLKGYGLAPADVIVE from the coding sequence ATGACCGACAAGATCGACGAGTACGTGAACGGCGTGTTCGCCCCCTACGAGGGCGCGCGGAGCGTCGGCGACCTGAAGCGCGACCTCCTGGCCGACCTGCACGAACGGTTCCGTGAGCTGCGCGCCGAGGGCAAGGACGAGGCGACCGCGCTGGCGCTGACCATCGACAGCATCGGCGACATCGAGCAGACCGTCCGCGAGGTGTCCAACCTGTCCCGGGTGCTCGAGCGGCAGACCGTGACGCGCTTCGACGGCACCGACTCGGCCGGTGGCGACTTCGCCGGCGTCATCACCCGTAACGGCCGGTTCGACGGCAGCGCGCTGCGCGGTGCCGACTTCTCCCACGCCGACCTGACCGGCAGCACGTTCCGGGGCAGCGACGTGGCGGAGGCGAACTTCGACGGTGCGAACCTGACCGACGTCACCATGACGGCGAGCGAGTTCACCCGTGCCACGTTCCGTGGCGCGATCCTGGTGCGCACCGACTTCAGCACGTCCGGGCTCAACGACATCGTCATCGCGGACAGCGCGCTGACCGACGTCAAGTTCCGGTCGACCGACGTCCGGCGCGTGGTGTTCGAGCGTTGCACCTTCACCGGCGTCGATTTCACCTATTCCGACCTGCGCAAACTCAGTTTCGACGGTGCGGCGCTGACCAGCGTCCGGTTCGACCGGGCCGGGCTGGAGGGCGCCTCCTTCCGCGGCGCGATCCTGCGCGACGTCTCCTTCCGCGCCTGGTCCCGCAAGTACCGCAACGCGCTGCGCACCGTCGACTTCACCGGCGCGCGGATGGACAAGCTCACCTATGCCGGGCTCAAGGGTTACGGCCTCGCGCCCGCCGACGTGATCGTCGAGTAG
- a CDS encoding ABC transporter permease, whose product MTTHFLGDTSVMLGRSMRHITRSMDTIITVTIMPIAFLLLFRYVFGGAIQAGTDNYVNYLMPGILLIAIASGISYTAFRLFNDMRSGIFERFHSMPIARSAALWGHVLTSLVSNGISVAVIVLAGLAIGFRSTAGVLSWLAVVGILALFTLALTWVAVIAGLSASTVDGASAFSYPIIFLPFVSSAFVPTDTMPGPVRAFAEHQPVTAIVDTIRALLDRQPVGTGIWTALAWCAGVTVVAYLAAMVVYRRKV is encoded by the coding sequence ATGACCACGCACTTTCTCGGCGACACCTCGGTGATGCTCGGCCGCTCGATGCGGCACATCACCCGCAGCATGGACACGATCATCACCGTCACGATCATGCCGATCGCGTTCCTGCTGCTGTTCCGCTACGTCTTCGGCGGTGCGATCCAGGCCGGCACGGACAACTACGTCAACTACCTGATGCCCGGGATCCTGCTGATCGCGATCGCCAGCGGCATCTCGTACACCGCGTTCCGCCTGTTCAACGACATGCGGAGCGGCATCTTCGAGCGGTTCCACTCGATGCCGATCGCCCGCTCGGCCGCGCTCTGGGGGCACGTGCTGACCTCGCTGGTCTCCAACGGCATCTCGGTGGCCGTGATCGTGCTCGCCGGGCTGGCCATCGGCTTCCGGTCCACGGCCGGGGTGCTCTCCTGGCTCGCCGTCGTGGGCATCCTGGCACTGTTCACGCTGGCGCTGACCTGGGTCGCGGTGATCGCCGGGCTGTCCGCCTCCACGGTGGACGGTGCGAGCGCGTTCTCGTACCCGATCATCTTCCTGCCGTTCGTCAGTTCCGCGTTCGTCCCGACGGACACGATGCCCGGCCCGGTCCGCGCGTTCGCCGAGCACCAGCCGGTCACCGCGATCGTGGACACGATCCGCGCGCTGCTGGACCGGCAGCCGGTCGGCACCGGCATCTGGACCGCGCTCGCCTGGTGCGCCGGCGTCACGGTCGTCGCCTACCTGGCCGCGATGGTGGTCTACCGCCGGAAGGTCTGA
- a CDS encoding ABC transporter ATP-binding protein, with product MIRISGLRKSYGALDVLRGVDLEVAPGSVFALLGSNGAGKTTIVRILATLLRPDAGTATVNGFDVVAQPARVRESISLTGQFAAVDEILTGRENLVMIARLRRVADPRRVADDLLARFSLTDAGGRPVGTYSGGMRRRLDIAMSLIGDPAVIFLDEPTTGLDPEARIEVWDEIQKLAGGGTTVFLTTQYLEEAEKLADRIAILHRGTVVVDGTLAALRELLPPAKTELVERQPTLEEIFLSVVGAKERP from the coding sequence ATGATACGAATCAGCGGACTGCGCAAGTCCTACGGCGCACTGGACGTGCTCCGGGGCGTCGACCTGGAGGTGGCGCCGGGCAGCGTGTTCGCGCTCCTCGGCTCCAACGGCGCCGGCAAGACCACGATCGTGCGGATCCTCGCCACGCTGCTGAGACCGGACGCGGGGACCGCGACCGTCAACGGGTTCGACGTCGTCGCGCAGCCGGCCCGGGTGCGCGAGTCGATCAGCCTGACCGGCCAGTTCGCCGCGGTCGACGAGATCCTCACCGGCCGGGAGAACCTCGTCATGATCGCCAGGCTGCGGCGGGTGGCCGATCCGCGGCGGGTCGCCGACGACCTGCTGGCCCGGTTCAGCCTGACCGACGCGGGCGGCCGGCCGGTCGGGACGTACTCCGGTGGCATGCGGCGCCGGCTGGACATCGCGATGAGCCTGATCGGGGATCCGGCGGTGATCTTCCTCGACGAGCCGACCACCGGCCTGGACCCGGAGGCCCGGATCGAGGTGTGGGACGAGATCCAGAAGCTGGCCGGCGGTGGCACCACGGTCTTCCTCACCACGCAGTACCTGGAGGAGGCGGAGAAGCTCGCCGACCGGATCGCGATCCTGCACCGGGGAACCGTGGTCGTCGACGGCACGCTGGCCGCGCTGCGTGAGCTGCTCCCGCCGGCCAAAACGGAGCTGGTGGAACGGCAGCCCACGCTCGAGGAGATCTTCCTGTCCGTCGTCGGCGCGAAGGAGCGGCCATGA
- a CDS encoding PadR family transcriptional regulator, with the protein MSTSKVTSDLLRGNTDTMILKLLTESDRYGYEIVKVIAERSQGEYQLKEATMYSSVRRLEADGDITWYWGDESQGGRRKYFRITDKGRETYARNKANWEYAKRVLDTLM; encoded by the coding sequence ATGAGCACGAGCAAGGTCACCTCCGATCTGCTGCGTGGCAACACGGACACGATGATCCTGAAGCTGCTGACCGAGTCGGATCGGTACGGCTACGAGATCGTCAAGGTCATCGCGGAGCGCTCGCAGGGCGAGTACCAGCTGAAGGAAGCCACGATGTATTCGAGCGTCCGGCGGCTCGAGGCGGACGGCGACATCACCTGGTACTGGGGCGACGAGTCGCAGGGCGGCCGTCGCAAGTACTTCCGGATCACCGACAAGGGGCGCGAGACCTACGCCCGCAACAAAGCCAACTGGGAGTACGCGAAACGCGTGCTCGACACCCTGATGTGA